The Calditrichota bacterium genomic sequence ACTGAGCCCGGCGTAGTCGTCCACTTTGTCCCAGGGGATGTGGATGGCCACGCGTGGCGCGATGCCGGTGAGGCGATGTACTTCGGCGGCATCCTGAAGCTTCTCGAAAATGGTGCGCGGCACCCCCGGCTGACGGAAGACCTTGAAGCGCGTGCCGCTGTCCCCGTAGCCCCACGAAGGCGTCTCGATGCAAATGGACATCGCCTCCGCCTCTACCGCAGCCACATCCACCCCACGGTCGTGCAACCGCTGGGCGAGGAGGCGGTAGAACTCCTCATCGAACTGGCTTGACATACTTACCTCCACTCTGCCGTGTTGCGGAGGATGGCAAATAGGAAAAAGCCGCGACGGTTCTTTTCAATTCCGACGCGGCCAACCAGCCTGGTACGCTGGCAGGACCACGGGAGGCAGCTGGTGCGGCCTCCTGCCCATTGCTCAATAGGCCATCAGACGATGGCCTATTGAGGGTTGCCCAGTCAATGGCTGAGAGTGGGACGACTCGTCGCGGCCCTGAATTTGGGCGTTAATTATACGACATTTTTTGTAAAATAGCAAGAAAAAAAAATCGACTTTTTTGGCGCCAAGTTTGGCACCGCTGCGTGCTCGCCAGAAGGAGACGGGCGGATAGGCAGCCCACAGCTGACCCCAGCCACATGCTGCGCCTGCGCCCTGCAGCCAAAAACTCTACCTCCGAATGCGGAGAAACAACAGGACATGGCTTCTCGCCTTCGCATGGCCGCCTCCAACTTTGCGCAAAGCCAGGGTACTGGCCAGGGCCTTCGAGCAGGCCGCGGGTACCCTTCATGTGGCGAGCCTAAGAACACGCGCCGATATCAGAGAAACGACCGCCGGGCACCTAAGAGGTTTTTCTCACGAGGGATGGAGAACAATCCCGACCAGAGCTCACACTGCACGCGCTATTTGCCCGTCGCGGGTCGCCTGGCCTTCGCGAAAAACTCTTTCTGCAGCTTAAGCGCCAGCCGATCGGCCTTGACGGCCCTGAGCATGCCGACAAACTGGCGCACATGCTCCGCCAGAAGGCGCTCACCGAGCTCCACACACGCCGGCCGGGCGTCCCCCGCGTAGTGATCCGGGAAGCGCGCGTACCACCAGATGCCCGTGAACGTATCCGGTAGAGCCTTGAGCCGTTGCAAGTCCCTGCCCTGGCCGGCGCTTGCCCGCTGCAGGTGCACTAACTCCGGGCGATGCGCCAGGAGCATCGAGCTCTCCAGCTCGCCTGCATGGAAGTCGAACGCGGTCCGCCGCTTCTCTGAAACATCCTTTTGCCGCTCGGGAGGGTCCGCGGGCAAGAAGAGGTAGACCACATAGCCCCGCTCCCGCGCCAGTTGCGCTTGGCAAAAAAACTTCAGAAAGGCATTGTTCCCGCCGTGCCCATTGAGGAGAACGATTTTCTGGAAGCCGTTGCGCGCCAACTCATCACAGCTCTCCTGCAGCGCAGTCCAG encodes the following:
- a CDS encoding creatininase family protein, with translation MQDDAQRMDRPPREASEGRTPASLPPVCLEELSAAEFRTAVKLSARTCVIACGVLEKHGLHLPLGTDVLNAREIALRAAAEEYVVVFPPFYFGQIFEAKHQPGTIAYSERLIWTALQESCDELARNGFQKIVLLNGHGGNNAFLKFFCQAQLARERGYVVYLFLPADPPERQKDVSEKRRTAFDFHAGELESSMLLAHRPELVHLQRASAGQGRDLQRLKALPDTFTGIWWYARFPDHYAGDARPACVELGERLLAEHVRQFVGMLRAVKADRLALKLQKEFFAKARRPATGK